Proteins from a single region of Vicia villosa cultivar HV-30 ecotype Madison, WI unplaced genomic scaffold, Vvil1.0 ctg.000739F_1_1, whole genome shotgun sequence:
- the LOC131630791 gene encoding protein TIFY 10B-like, protein MSTSSELSEVSGHKPARSPEKTTFSQTCSLLSQYIKEKGSFKDLSLGMSCNNNNTETTGCVESSSQLGTTMNLFPTMENNLGPKNLTTMDLFSPQASMNNSNANKGPKAAQLTMFYNGQVIVFNDFPADKAQELMAFANKGISESQNNNSLYTYSQSQPSFPPNSVRTSVDPIAPIVPTVNNIVPSTCNGPILEHPQVLSRPNVCDLPIMRKASLHRFLEKRKDRVASKSPYQRTNAMESINKPGENMSWLVGAKSTQI, encoded by the exons ATGTCTACCTCATCGGAGCTCTCGGAAGTTTCCGGCCACAAACCGGCGAGGTCGCCGGAGAAGACTACTTTCTCTCAGACTTGCAGTTTACTGAGTCAGTATATCAAGGAGAAGGGGAGCTTCAAAGATCTTTCCCTCGGTATgtcatgcaacaacaacaacaccgaaACTACTG GGTGTGTTGAGAGTTCTTCTCAATTAGGAACAACTATGAACTTGTTTCCAACTATGGAAAATAACTTGGGACCAAAGAATCTTACTACCATGGATTTGTTCTCTCCACAAGCTTCCATGAACAACTCCAA TGCTAATAAGGGACCTAAAGCTGCACAATTGACAATGTTTTACAATGGCCAAGTAATTGTATTCAACGATTTCCCTGCTGATAAAGCACAAGAGCTCATGGCTTTTGCTAACAAAGGAATCTCTGAAAGTCAGAACAACAATTCTTTGTACACTTACTCACAAAGCCAGCCTTCATTTCCTCCAAATTCGGTCAGAACTTCTGTTGATCCGATCGCTCCAATTGTTCCAACAGTGAACAACATCGTCCCTAGCACCTGCAACGGGCCGATTCTTGAACACCCTCAAGTTCTTTCCAGACCTAATGTTTGCG ATCTTCCAATTATGAGGAAAGCTTCTCTTCATCGGTTCCTTGAGAAGAGAAAGGATAG AGTTGCTTCCAAATCACCATATCAAAGAACAAATGCAATGGAGAGTATTAACAAGCCTGGTGAAAACATGTCATGGCTTGTGGGTGCAAAATCAACTCAAATCTGA